ACTTGGCCGCGCTGTGATTGCTGCTAATGTCGAAGACGGTCGAGAACGCCAACGCCCCGGTGCTCATCACCGAGCTCGCCGGTACCTCGATCGAATGCAACCAGTTTTCGTACGCGCTTTGCGCCCAAGCACGTACGATCGGCGCCGACGAGTTCCGCCCATAATCGACACGCGACAACACCAGCGACACAAAGTCGTATTTCTTTTCCTTCTCGAATTTGATGAAGCTTTTGGACACGTCTGAGAAGAGTCGCCAGAACGACAGCGAGCTGATGAAGTCCAGGTTTTCCGGCACCATCGGCATCACCATGGCATCCGCGGCCATCAGCGCGTTCAGATTGAGGTACGACAGCGACGGCGACGTATCCATCAGAATGTAGTCGTACTTCTTGCGCAGCGGCTCGAGCCCTTGACGAAGCACGGTCCAGAAACGAAAACCTGGCCGCATCTTTTGCATCGCTGGTAGATGGAACTCTGCTCCGATCAGTTCCGTATGCGCGGGAATCACGTCGATACCATCCCAGTACGTCGACTGAATCCGCCCCTCGAGGCCGCCCTCGATGTCCTGGTCGTAGACATATGGCAATACCGTATCTTCAGGCGACACGTCTTTTTCCGCGTACAGTCCGCACAGTTCCGAGAGCGACGCCTGCGGATCGAGATCGACCACCAACACTTTCCGCCCCCGTAGCGACAGCCCTTGGGCAAGGCACATCGTCGTAGTCGTCTTGGCGGAACCACCTTTGAGCTGCGCGGTGATGATGATCTTCCCGTCTGGTTCCTTCAGACGAGTGACCAGTGGAGTCTGGTAGATGTCGGAAATCTTTTGTACCCAGATCCGCGCTTCTTCCAGCGTGAAGGTCCGGGTACGGCCCGTGCCGGCCGCCGTGCCCGAAGGCAGTTCTCCGTCGCCTTTTGTTGCGAGATACTGAACCTGCGAGTGCGAGATGTTGCACATCTCGGCAATCTCGCCAGTCTTGAAAACGGGAGCCGTTTTTCGAGGACGTGGAGCCAGAATCGTGTCACGCAGCTCATTAGTGAAAATGGTGACTTTTTCTGCGAACTCACTGATCTGCTCAAAGTGAACGGTTCGGTCTACGGCAGGAAGTTGGCTCGTTCTGACCATTCTGAGGTTTATCCATAAAATTCCAGAAACCTCAGAATACAGGAAATACTTGAAAATAGCTTTTTAAATTACTGTTTTAATGCAGTTTTTCTGGAAATTTCCATGTTTTCACAGCGTTTTCGGTGGCGGAACTGTCGTCGAAACGAAACAGGCCCCGAAACACCGCGTGCTTGAGGGCACAAATGACCTCACCTTCCCTCGTAATAGGGCCAGCCGACTCGGCGAACTTGCTTAAAACTTAAGCACCGGGTGAGGTCATTTGTGCACTTTCTCATTTCCGCGAAGCCCACTCCGGCGAATTGCAGCACAACGGACCTCACCATTATCAGGTTTGTTGCCACCTTCCGGCGAGCGCTCCGTCCGTTTGCAGCGCAAAAGCACAATCAACCTCACCTAGCACCCGCTGATTTCCGCCGGCGAGAGGCGGCCAGCCCGTACCCCAGCCCGTCATTAATCCTTGCGGATCACCGTGAAAGCACAACCAACCTCACCTTGGCCACGCACCCGTTCATAAGCTCCCAGGCATCGCACAATCGACCTCACCATGCTGCATTGCGCAATCTCCACGTCAATTTGCTCTGTGATCCCAGTTGGTAGGTTTTTTTAAACCGAGAACGAACCCACAAACCTACATACCAAAACGATATTCAATTCATTCAACGACTTAGGTCTGAAAAGGTGAGGTGCGTTGTGTCGAAGGTGAGGTTTGCTGTGCTGAGAGGTGCGGTTGGCTGTGCAGCAAGGTGAGACCAATTCCCCACCACGGTGCGGTTCCATGTGTTTGACCGTGCGTCGATTTCCGAAGGTGAGGTGGGTTGTGCATTTGCAGGAAATGAAGGTCGGATGGGCCGTCCCATAAGGCTTCGCCGCGCGGAAGTCCCTCTCGCAAGGTGAGGTTCCTTGTGTAGATGGTGAGGTCCTGTGTGCTAAATCGCGGAATGGGCGAAAAAGCGGCCACCGCCGCCGTCGTTGTGATGGTGAGGTTCTGTGTGTTGACAGCTCACCACCGCATGCTTACAGTCCCGGGAGCTAAAAAGTGGATGAAGAACATGGCCGCGGACAATCCGGAAGAGGGCAAGTCGAAAGCGACGTCACGCCAGATGGCGCTCGCGCTGTTCGAAGACATGTTCGATCAGGGATTGCGCATCAACGAGGCCAATCGCGAGATCGGTTATCAGCGCAACGATTTCTTCACCGAGATCGTCAACATGGGACTGCCGGCGCGGCGTTTTCTCGATGCCGCGTACTTCATCGTCGCGCAGGAGCCCGAGCAACGCGATCAGTACGACGTCGAACTCAACTACTTCAAGTGGCTGATGCGCTACGATAGCCGCAACCTGAAGCATTTGCGCACGATCGCCGACGAAGCTCAGAACGCGAAAGTCCGCGTGACGAATACGCCCGCGGACCGCGATCCCAGTGAAGACGACCTGTGGGTGCAGGTCCAACTGATCGGTATGGTCGGCTTTCATCGCGGGCGTATGCGTTTCGACGTCCATCCACGGCTCGTGCCGCATATCCGCGATCCGCAGAAATCTCACTGGCTGAGCTTGCGCATTTCCACCGCGTTCACGCGCAGTCTCGCGCGCGCGATCTACGACAAGGTTTTGCCCAACGTTCCCGCAGGACGCACCGACTGGATCCAGCTCGAGGAAATGCGCAACTGGCCCGGCAAAATGGGCGCGAACGCCGCCATCTTCAAATACTTCAAGCGCGATTGGCTCGAACCGGCGGTGCGCGAGATCAACGAAGTGTCGGACGTCGAGATGTCCTACGAGACGCGAACTGAATCCACCACGTCGAAGAAAATCGACCGCATCCGCTTCCTGCTCAAGCGTAAGGACACAGCCGACGCGGTACTCGCGAGCCTCGCCGACGCGAGCCATCTGTACAAGATTCTCACCGACGAGTTCGGGCTGTCGACCAAGCAGTTCAGCGAGATTTCGGAGAACCGCGAACTGTGGACCGACGAACGCATTCAGCAGGCCGTCGAATACACGCGTTTCAGAATCAAGCGCGGCCAGGTCAAGAAGAGTCCCGCGGGCTATCTGATGCGCGCGCTACGCGACAACTGGAAGATCTCCGACGCCGAGCGCACGATGGTCGACGTGCAAGCCAAACTGCTCGCGGACGAGGCGCAGGAACAGGCAGCCAAGACCGAAACGAGAAAGACCCTGGCGAACAGCATCGCGACGCGTGAAGAAGAAGTGCGTGCGCGCATGAACGAGGATTCGCGCAAGGGCCGCGATCATTTCAACGCCGCCGATGCGAAGACGCGCAAGGAACTGATGCATGCGTGGACGACATCGCGCGAAGGCAAGCTGATGCTGCGTCGGATGAAGCTCGAACCGTCGACGGTCACCGAAGATGCGATCCTCGCGAATACGGAGCTGGTCTGGTATCTGGGGCAGTTCGTGTTCGGCCGGATGAATGCGGCGCGCGCGGCAGCGTGAAGTGAGCGGCTAGTCAGCAGGCAAGCAATCCAGACTCGGCCGAGCAGCAACAGGAAAGGGGTCTTGCACTGACGAACAGCAACGTCAGCGCAAGACCCCTCGATACTTTAGAAAGCAGAAAACCCTCAGAACGTGCCGACCAGCGAGCCCAGCACGATCACCACAACCAGCGCGAGCAACGCGCCGAGAATCGCGACCATCACGATGTCGCGATAGCTCTCACGATGGTTCGAGCCGCATACCGCAAGCAGCGTCACGACCGCGCCGTTGTGCGGCAGGCTGTCGAGTGTCCCGGAGGACATCACGGCGACCCGATGCAGCAGTGCCGGGTCGATGCCGTGTTGCGCGGCCAGTTGAAGATAGGTGCCGCCGAGCGCGTCGAGCGCGATCGTGAGACCGCCTGAAGCCGAACCAGTCAATCCCGCGAGCAGGTTCGTGGCGACCGCGAGCGATACGAGCGGACCACCGCCGACGCCGAGCACCCATTCGCGCACGAGCGCGAACGCGGGCAACGCGGCAATCACCGCGCCATAGCCGACCAGACTGCCGACGTTGAGCACAGGCAGCACCGATGCATTCGCGCCCGCGTCCATCGTCTCGCGCAGCGCCGGCAGGCGGCGCCGATTGAGCAGCACGAGCACGACGATCGCGACGACGAGCGCCACGCACACGCCCCACACTCCGGCGACCGCCGAAAGCGACGTCTCACCCCAACGGACTTCGGCCAGATAGTCCGCGTCGATGCGCGGCAGCACGATCACGTTCATCACGAAGTTCGTCAGCACGACGAGCACGAGCGGCGCGAGCGCGACGCCGAACGACGGGAGATCCTCACTGACGTGCCCGCGTTTCGCTTCCTCCGGATCGAAACTCTGCGAGACGCTCGCGCGTTCGCGCACGAGGTTGTCGCTGGCCGGCGCCCCGGTGGATTTCACCGCCGCGTTGAGTCCGTCGAATCCTTCGTTGGCCGCCTTCGCGCGCGATTGCTGCAAGGACAACCACCACAGCCCGAACGCCACCATCACGATACTCGCGACGATGCCGAGCCCGGGCGCCGCAAACGGCGTCGTACCAAAGAACGGCATCGGGATCGCGTTCTGGATCGCCGGTGTGCCCGGCAGCGCGGACATCGTGAACGTCTGCGTGCCGAGCGCGATCGCGGCCGGCATCAGACGGCGCGGGATATTGGCGGCCTGGAATAGGGCGGTGGCCATCGGCGCGAGCACGAAGAACGCGACGAAGAGGCTGACACCGCCATAGGTGACGAGCGCGCCACCGATCACGACGGCGAGAATCGCCCGATGCGCGCCAAGCTTCTCCGTCATGTAACTGGCGATCGCCTTCACGGAGCCGCTGTCTTCCATCAGCTTGCCGAACAGCGCGCCGAGCAGGAACAACGGGAAGAACTGCGCGAGAAAGCGCGCGGCGCTGAGCATGAAGGTCTGGGTCCAGTGCGCCAGAATCGGTTCGCCCGAAATCGCGGCGGCCAGCATCGCGGCGAACGGCGCGAGCAGCAGCACGGTCCAGCCGCGGTATGCGAAGGCGATCAGCAGCGCGAGACTCGCGAGCATGCCAAAGAGTCCGAGACCGATCGCGAGCGGGGACACGGTGATGACTTCCATGGTCAGACTCCGTCGAGCAACGCGTCGAGATCCAGCGAGGAGCGCACGCCGATCGAATCGGCGTGCTCGATGAGGAACGCGTCCGCGGCGCGTCGGCCTTCGTCGCGCAGCATCGTCAGAAAGCTCCACTCGGCGTTCAGTTTCGACGAGTAGCCGAGTTCGGTCATCAGCTCGCTCGAGATCCGATGGATCCGCATCGCCGCCCAATGGCGGCCTTCGTCGCTGCCGGCGTCCGCGGCGCGCCGCAGCAGCGCGATCATGCGCAGCTCTTTCAGCAGCGGCGCGTTGAAGGCGACTTCGTTCAGGCGGCTGATGATGTCGCGCGCGGTGCGTGGTGTTTCATCCCGCACGACGGGATTGACCTGAATCAGCAGCGTATCGCTCGACGTGCATTCGCGTACCAGCGGCGTGATGGTCGGATTCCCGGCGTAGCCGCCGTCCCAATAGTATTCACCGTCGATCTGCACGGCCTGGAACAGCGTGGGCAGGCAGCCGGAGGCGAGCAGCACGTCGGGCGTCAGGTCGCCATTGCGAAACACACGCGCCTGGCCCGTGCGCACGCGCGTCGCTGTGATGAACAGCTTGATCGGCGCGTCGCGCAGATGCCCGAAATCGATCGAGTCCTGCAGAATCTTCGCCAGCGGATGGACGCCGCGCGGGTTCAGGTCGTACGGAGAAAACACCCGCGCCGCGAGGTCCATCGCGATGAAGAACGGCGAGTAGTCGAGCGTCCAGCGGCCCATCAATACGTCGAACGGGCTGCGGCGAAACGGGCTGTACACCGACGCTTCGAATACTCGCCGCCAGAACGCTTCGAGCGCGGCGCGCGCGCCGGACGCGCCGCCCACCTGGTAGCCGCTTACCAGCACCGCAGCGTTCATCGCGCCAGCCGACGTACCTGATATCCCTTCGATCTGCAGCCACGACTCTTCGAGCAAACGGTCGAGGACGCCCCATGTAAAAGCACCGTGCGAACCGCCACCCTGCAATGCGAGATCGATAAGGGCGGGTTCGCGGCGAGAGGGTTGGTTTTTTCTTGCAGCCAAGACGACTCCCGTGATGAGGAGTGCTCCATTTCGAGCTGACGCCGCATGCGCGGCGGACGAATGAACTGCTGGCCAATGCTTTGAATTACCGAATGACGTGAGGCGTGTTTCAGAGGTGAGGCATCGCACTGCACCATAGGTATTGGAAGTGGCTAGTGATTAAAAGTCAAGCGTATTCGAGGCGCCGCGCGGCTGTGCCTGGCAATGCCGGCCAGTCAGGCGGGACAGAGAAACCCGGTTGGTCACGCCGAGGTCAAAAGCAGCGTGTAAGGAGCCCGGCTGGCGTACCACGCCGAGGCGCTCACATAATCATGGATAAGCGGAGTATCTTTGCAGGGGGAGCGCGACAATGCGGCGGCAATGAATCAACCCGCATTATCCGTTTTGCGCGTGCCGCTTAAATGCTAATTCGCGCGCGCTTTAACTTCGCTGTTTCGCCTTGCGCTAATTGCCACGGCTTATTGCAATGTAATGTATCGTCTCGGCGGCCGGATACATTACGACATAATTCGACTGATGAACCAGGCTATAAAAGCAGGCATCGTCAAATCACGGAGATCACCATGAGCGCCGGGTTGCTGCAAGGGTCCTGTCACTGCGGGGCCGTCAAGTTCGAAGTTCGCACCGAAATCGTTCCGGCCGGCCGCTGTAACTGCAGCCTGTGCCGCCGCAAGGGCGCGCTGATGACGCCGCCCTTTCCCGCGAGTCAACTGAAGATTCTGAGTGGCGAGGATTCGCTGACGCTGTACCAGTTCAACACGAAGGTCGCGAAACACTACTTCTGCAAGCATTGCGGCATCTATCCTTTTCATCAGACGCGCAGGGATCCGCTGCAATGGCGCGTCAACATCGGCTGCCTCGACGGGGTCGATCCTTATGTGCTCGAAGCCAGCGTGGCCGACGGCGCGAGTCTTTCCGTGCTGGAGGACGCATGAAACGCCTGTTTGCCATCGCCGTGTTCGTCGTGGGCGGCTTCGCGGCGGAACTCGCGCATCCGTTGCAGTGTTCACTGATCCAATCGAGCGGCGTGCAACTCAAACGCCGCGGCAGATAATCCGTCGATGGAAACCTCCGACCACGTACTGATCGTCGACGACGATCGCGGGATCCGCGAACTGCTCGCGGGATACCTCGAGAAAAACGGCGTGCGCGTCACGCTCGCGGCCAATGGCCGCCAGATGCGCGCCGCGCTCGAGAACGGCGCGCCCGACCTGATCGTGCTCGACCTGATGCTGCCCGGCGAAGACGGCCTCGTGCTGTGCCGCGAGCTGCGCGCGGGCAAGTTCCGCGCGGTGCCGATTCTGATGCTGACGGCGCGCAGCGAGGAAGCGGACCGGATCGTCGGACTCGAAATGGGCGCCGACGATTACCTGACCAAACCGTTCGCCGCACGCGAGCTGCTCGCGCGAATCCGCTCGGTGCTGCGCCGCGCGCGCATGCTGCCGCCCGGCATGGAGGTGACGGAGTCGGCGCCGATGCTGTGCTTCGGCGACTGGCGGCTCGACACGACCGCGCGCCATCTGCTCGACGCGGACGGCACCGAAGTGGCGTTGAGCGGCGCGGAGTACCGTCTGTTGCGCGTGTTTCTCGATCACCCGCAGCGCGTGCTCACGCGCGACCAGCTGCTGAACCTGACCCAGGGACGCCAGGCCGATCCGTTCGACCGCTCGATCGATCTGATGGTGAGCCGCCTGCGTCAGCGCCTGCGCGACGGCGCGCGCGAGCCGCGCTACATCAAGACGCTGCGCAGCGAGGGCTACGTGTTTTCGGCAGCGGTCACCGCGATCGGAGATCCGCAATGAGCGTATCTGTGTCACCGTCGTTGCTGCGCTGGCCGCATTGGCCGCGCACGCTGTTCGCGCGGCTCGCGGTGATTCTGTTCGTCGGGCTCGCGCTCGCGCAGGCTTTGTCGTTCTGGCTCACGATGACCGAGCGCGACCAGACGATGACCAACATCATGATGGGCTACATCGAGCGCGAGGTGGCGAGCTCGGTCGCGCTGCTCGACCATCTGCCGCCCGACGAACGCGCCCAATGGCTGCCGCGGCTTGCGCGGCGCAGCTACGAGTTCGTGCTCGGCGAGGGCGTGGCCGGCGCACCGGTCGACGCAAGCCTGTCGGCGCGCGTCGCGCAATCGATCGGCGACGGCATCGGCACGCGATATCCGTTGACCGTCAACGCGGTGCCAGGCGATCGCGAGCGTCTGCAGGTGCACCTGAAACTGAGCGACGGCACGCCGCTCACCATCGACCTGCGACCGATGCCCGGCGCACCGTT
The nucleotide sequence above comes from Paraburkholderia youngii. Encoded proteins:
- a CDS encoding patatin-like phospholipase family protein produces the protein MAARKNQPSRREPALIDLALQGGGSHGAFTWGVLDRLLEESWLQIEGISGTSAGAMNAAVLVSGYQVGGASGARAALEAFWRRVFEASVYSPFRRSPFDVLMGRWTLDYSPFFIAMDLAARVFSPYDLNPRGVHPLAKILQDSIDFGHLRDAPIKLFITATRVRTGQARVFRNGDLTPDVLLASGCLPTLFQAVQIDGEYYWDGGYAGNPTITPLVRECTSSDTLLIQVNPVVRDETPRTARDIISRLNEVAFNAPLLKELRMIALLRRAADAGSDEGRHWAAMRIHRISSELMTELGYSSKLNAEWSFLTMLRDEGRRAADAFLIEHADSIGVRSSLDLDALLDGV
- a CDS encoding response regulator; protein product: METSDHVLIVDDDRGIRELLAGYLEKNGVRVTLAANGRQMRAALENGAPDLIVLDLMLPGEDGLVLCRELRAGKFRAVPILMLTARSEEADRIVGLEMGADDYLTKPFAARELLARIRSVLRRARMLPPGMEVTESAPMLCFGDWRLDTTARHLLDADGTEVALSGAEYRLLRVFLDHPQRVLTRDQLLNLTQGRQADPFDRSIDLMVSRLRQRLRDGAREPRYIKTLRSEGYVFSAAVTAIGDPQ
- a CDS encoding GFA family protein, giving the protein MSAGLLQGSCHCGAVKFEVRTEIVPAGRCNCSLCRRKGALMTPPFPASQLKILSGEDSLTLYQFNTKVAKHYFCKHCGIYPFHQTRRDPLQWRVNIGCLDGVDPYVLEASVADGASLSVLEDA
- a CDS encoding replication initiation protein, which produces MAADNPEEGKSKATSRQMALALFEDMFDQGLRINEANREIGYQRNDFFTEIVNMGLPARRFLDAAYFIVAQEPEQRDQYDVELNYFKWLMRYDSRNLKHLRTIADEAQNAKVRVTNTPADRDPSEDDLWVQVQLIGMVGFHRGRMRFDVHPRLVPHIRDPQKSHWLSLRISTAFTRSLARAIYDKVLPNVPAGRTDWIQLEEMRNWPGKMGANAAIFKYFKRDWLEPAVREINEVSDVEMSYETRTESTTSKKIDRIRFLLKRKDTADAVLASLADASHLYKILTDEFGLSTKQFSEISENRELWTDERIQQAVEYTRFRIKRGQVKKSPAGYLMRALRDNWKISDAERTMVDVQAKLLADEAQEQAAKTETRKTLANSIATREEEVRARMNEDSRKGRDHFNAADAKTRKELMHAWTTSREGKLMLRRMKLEPSTVTEDAILANTELVWYLGQFVFGRMNAARAAA
- a CDS encoding GntP family permease, encoding MEVITVSPLAIGLGLFGMLASLALLIAFAYRGWTVLLLAPFAAMLAAAISGEPILAHWTQTFMLSAARFLAQFFPLFLLGALFGKLMEDSGSVKAIASYMTEKLGAHRAILAVVIGGALVTYGGVSLFVAFFVLAPMATALFQAANIPRRLMPAAIALGTQTFTMSALPGTPAIQNAIPMPFFGTTPFAAPGLGIVASIVMVAFGLWWLSLQQSRAKAANEGFDGLNAAVKSTGAPASDNLVRERASVSQSFDPEEAKRGHVSEDLPSFGVALAPLVLVVLTNFVMNVIVLPRIDADYLAEVRWGETSLSAVAGVWGVCVALVVAIVVLVLLNRRRLPALRETMDAGANASVLPVLNVGSLVGYGAVIAALPAFALVREWVLGVGGGPLVSLAVATNLLAGLTGSASGGLTIALDALGGTYLQLAAQHGIDPALLHRVAVMSSGTLDSLPHNGAVVTLLAVCGSNHRESYRDIVMVAILGALLALVVVIVLGSLVGTF
- a CDS encoding ParA family protein produces the protein MVRTSQLPAVDRTVHFEQISEFAEKVTIFTNELRDTILAPRPRKTAPVFKTGEIAEMCNISHSQVQYLATKGDGELPSGTAAGTGRTRTFTLEEARIWVQKISDIYQTPLVTRLKEPDGKIIITAQLKGGSAKTTTTMCLAQGLSLRGRKVLVVDLDPQASLSELCGLYAEKDVSPEDTVLPYVYDQDIEGGLEGRIQSTYWDGIDVIPAHTELIGAEFHLPAMQKMRPGFRFWTVLRQGLEPLRKKYDYILMDTSPSLSYLNLNALMAADAMVMPMVPENLDFISSLSFWRLFSDVSKSFIKFEKEKKYDFVSLVLSRVDYGRNSSAPIVRAWAQSAYENWLHSIEVPASSVMSTGALAFSTVFDISSNHSAAKSLQRVRQPLVDYCRWIDEIYSEKWRNAQ